In Verrucomicrobiota bacterium, the genomic stretch CCAGTTCGAGGTGGCCGAGGCTTTGGCGGTTCCCACCGGAGAGACGTTTGATTATATCATTCTATCCGATTTGGTGAATGATCTGCCGGATGTCCAGTCACTGTTGGAGAAACTGCGCCAGTGCAGCCATTCCAAGACGCGGATCGTGCTTAATTTCTATAATAACGTCTGGCGCCCCATTCTGGGCCTGGCGGAAGTCCTCAATTTTAAAGCCCCCACGCCATCCCAGAACTGGCTCTCCAGTGATGATTTGAAGAACCTGTTGCACCTCGCTGGTTGGGAAATCGTGAAGACGGATACCCGTATCCTCTGGCCGGTGTACACCCCCTTATGGGGTGGGTTCATGAACCGGTTCATCGCGCCATTACTGCATTCGCTTTGTTTGACGGTGTTTATGGTGGCTCGGCCCAAACCGGACGTATCGCGAGATAAACAGTATTCCTGTTCCGTGATTATTCCGGCGCGAAACGAAGCCGGTAACATCGAGCCGGCGGTATTGCGGACCCCGGAATTGGGGCAGGGCACCGAGATCATCTTTATTGAAGGTCATTCCAAAGATAACACTTGGGAAGAGATTCACCGGGTAAAGGCCAAATATCCTCAGCGTAATATCAAGGTGCTTAAACAGCAGAGCAAAGGCAAAGGCGGTGCGGTTCGGGAGGCATTCACGCAGGCCACCGGGGATTTGTTGTTTATTCTGGACGCGGATCTTACCATGCCGCCCGAGGAGTTGCCGAAATTCTATGAGGTGGCGCGCAGCGGCACGGCGGATTTCGTCAACGGGGTGCGCTTGGTGTATCCCATGGAGCATGAGGCTATGCGTTTTCTGAACATGGTGGGCAATAAGTTTTTTTCCATGGCGTTCAGTGCGTTGTTGGGACAATCCATCAAGGACACCCTGTGCGGCACCAAAGTGATGTTCCGCGCCGACTATGAACTGATCGCGAAGAACCGCGTGTACTTCGGCGATTTTGATCCGTTCGGTGACTTTGACCTGTTGTTTGGCGCGGCCAAGTTGAACCTGCGCATCCTCGATCTGCCGATCCGTTACCGCGCCCGCACTTATGGCCAGACTCAGATTGAACGCTGGAAACATGGCTGGTTGTTACTGCGCATGACTTGGTTCGCCGCCCGCCGGTTGAAGTTCATTACCGGCCCACCGGATGCCAGCGGGTAATTTCCCCATTCCATATTAGCTTGAATTATTTCGCCACCGATGTCATCTAAAGACGAATCGTTTAAACGCATGAATACAAATATATCGCTAAATCGCCGGTCTTTCTTAAAACGCTCGGCTCTGGCAGGGGCCGTATTGAGCGTTCCCACCATCGTCCCGTCCTCCGTGTTCGGGCAGAACGCGCCCAATAGCCGCATCGGCATCGGGTTGGTTGGCATGGGGTTGATGATGGGTGGCCATCAGGGGAACATGCTGGGGCGTCCCGACACCCAGGTCCTGGCGGTCTGCGATGTGGATCGCTCCAAACGCGAAAAGCAAAAGGCCGCGGTCGAGCAGAGTTACGCCAGCAAAAAGGGTGTGGGCACCTATAAAGGATGCGATGCCTATAATGAATACGAGAAAGTCATTGCGCGGGACGACATTGACGCCGTGGTGGTGGTGACGCCCGATCATTGGCACGCCATTATTTCCGTGGCCGCCATGCGTGCCGGCAAGGATGTGTATGTGCAGAAACCGATGACCCTGACTGTGCGCGAAGGGCGGATCATGAGCGATGTGGCCAAGCAGTACGGTCGCATTCTGCAAGTTGGCTCACAACAGCGTTCCGAACGCGCGTTCCGTAAAGCCTGCGAAATCGTGCGCAATGGTTGGATTGGCAAGGTGCATACCGTCCATACCAGTCTCGGCGAATTTCCTGCGCCGCAGTCGCTGCCGGAACAACCGATTCCCGAGGGTTTCGACTACGATCGCTGGTTGGGGCCCACGCCGTGGCATCCGTACAACGAAGCGCGGGTAAAAGGCAATTACGGCGGCGGTTGGCGCTGCTTTTGGGAGTACGGTTCGCGCAAGAACGGCGACTGGGGCGCTCACCATTTCGACATTATCCAATGGGCGCTGGGCATGGACGATTCCGGTCCGGTGGAGTTCATTCCCAAAGGCTATCAAGGGACAGAGTTTCAAACGCACATTTACGCCACCGGCACCAAGGTTTTGCGGACCGATGGCAAGGTGAAAATGGGCCACATGATTCATTTCATGGGTGAAAAGGGCGAAGTGCTCGTCAGTCGCGGCGACCGGCTCGACACGTTTCCGGAGAATCTCAAGCCGCAACCGGTGGGGCCCGGCGAGATCAAGCTGTACGAAGTCGCCAGCGGCCACGAAGCCAATTGGGTGGAGTGCATCAAAACGCGCAAAACGCCGATTTGCACCGCCGAGATCGGGCATCGCACGGCGACCATCTGCCATTTGAGCGGCATCGCCGAACGCCTGGGCCGCCCCATGAAGTGGGACCCGGCCAAGGAAGAAATCATCGGCGACGTCGAAGCCAGCCGCTGGCTGGACCGTCCGCGCCGTGCGCCATACGTGCTCATCTAATTCGCAACAAACCCTGGCATTCAATGAACCGGAATAACGCTATGAAGAAACAACTTTTCGCTCTTTTAACCGTCGGCGCGATGGCCACCACCGTCTTTGCCGCTGCGGACGACAAAATCAATAAAATCAACGAACTCATCCCCCAGATCGCGGCCGACAAGGTTGAGGATCGCTATGCCCCGCAGATTGAGTTGCAACTGCTCTGTGCGGACGCTTCCAAGCCCGGCGCAGAGGCAGAACGCGCCACCGTGGCCAAGTACCTGTCCACCAAAGCGGCGGATGCCTCTGTGAAGCAGCCCGCGCGCGTGTGGATTGTACGCCAGTTGGAACGCATGGGCTCCGCCGAATGCGTCAGCACGCTCGCCACCTTGTTGAAAGACCAGGATGCCGAACTCAAGGAAACCGCCCGGCGCGCGCTGGAGAAGAATCCCGCGCCCACCGCCAGCGAACCGCTGCGCAATGCGCTGAAGAGCGGCGGCACGCCGGAATGGCAGATTGGCCTGATGCGTTCGCTTGGGGAACGTCGCGACACGGAATCCGTGCCGCTGCTCGCTGCCAAATTGAATGATCCCGCCCCGGGAGTGGCTGCGGTTGCCGCCATGAATCTGGGAAATATTGGTGGCGACGCCGCCGTCCAAGCGCTTACCGCCGCGCTGGATAAAAAGACGACTGGTGCTGCCGATGCGCTGATCCTGGCCGCCAACCAACTTCTCAAGGAAGGCAAGGGCAACCAGGCTAAACCGCTGTACGAAACCGTCCTCAAGAGCCAGTCTTCCGCACGCGGTGCGGGTTTGTTCGGCTTGGCACGGGCGGATGCCGCCGGCACGGAGAAGCGGATCACGGAAGCATTGGCGGGCAACGACGTAAAGCTGCAACAAGCCGTCCTCAGTGCGGCGGTGGTGGTATATGTCGGTAAATTAACGCCCGCCCTCGCCGCTATGGTACCCACGCTGGCACCGACGATCAAAGGCCAGGTCATCCGTGTGTTGGACGCTTCCGCTGAAAAAACCGTGATTACTGCCACGGCGGATGCGGATGAATCAGTGCGCGTTGCGGCACTCGAATCGCTTGGCAAGATTGGAACGGCGAGCGCCGTGCCTGCGCTGCTCAAAGCCTCCGCTGGTGACGCCGCTGAAGATAAAAAGGCCGCCGAATGGGCGCTGGCGCGCATTGCTGGCGCGGGTGCGCTGCCGGCCATCGAGAAACAAGCGGCGGAAGGCGACGCCAAATTGCGCGCTGCCGCCATTGGTGCCTTGGCCTCCCAATTCGACAAAGCCGCGTTGCCTGCCGTGTTGAAATACGCAGCGGATACGGATGCCACTGTGAACAAGGCGGCCTTCACCGCGCTGAAACGCGTGGGTACGGACAACGAGATTGAAGGGTTGGCCAAGCTCGCCATCACGGATAAAAGCGCCAGTGCGGTGGAAGCGTTGCAAGCCGTGGTGGGCCGTGCGACGGACAAACCCGGCGCGCTCAAGAAACTCAGCGCCATCGCCGCCGGGGCGGATGCCAAAGGGCAGGGGGCCTATCTGGACATTCTCACCGGTATGGGTGGCAACGAGGCGATGAACGAAGTGGTGAAAGCCACCGATAGCAAAGACGCCGACGTGCGCGACGGAGCCGTCCGCGCCCTCAGCAAATGGCCGGAATTTGTCGCGACGAAAAAACTGGCGGACATCGCTGCCGATGCCAACGCCTTGCCCAAACATCAAATTCTGGCTGTGCGCGGTATCGCCCGCCTCGTGGATTCCTGTGACAAGGAACCCGCCCAAGCCCGCATTGACGCCGCCCTGAACGCCTTCAAGCTGGCCAAGCGGCCGGACGAGAAAAAGATCGCGCTGGCGGCGCTGGCCACCGTCGCTGATAAAAAATCCGTGACCGCCTTCAAGACCCTGCTGGCGGGCGCGGAACTCAAGGAAAACGTCGGATTGGCTGCTGCTGCTCTGGCGAACAACCTCATCAAGCCCAACAAAGGCGCGGCCAAGGAACTGGCCACCTCGTTGGTCAAAGCCAGCATCTCGGAGGCTGTGAATAAGAAGGCCAACGCGGTGCTGCAAAAGATCGAGGCAAAATAAGCGATTGCCATCCCCCCTCGGGCTGTCAGCGTAGCATCGGTGAGTCGGGAATATAGTAGCCCGACCACCGGAGCGGGCTTCGTGCCAAGGTATGACGAATCTAAAATCCTGGCATTGCCAACGGCTCGCCAGTCTTTTATCATGCCACGATGAATCGTTTATTTAAATGGGTCATGCTGGGGATGTGCGCGTCGCTGTTGGCTGGTTCCGTTCTCGCCGAGGAACCGGAAGACCAATATGTGCCAATTTACTTGATGATGCAGCAGGCGGAAGAATTGGAGCAGGCGGGCTCCGGCACCACGGCCTTGGTCAAATTCCGGGAGGCCCAGGCGCAACTTGATAAACTGCAAACCGCTTTCCCCCTGTGGAATGCCAAGCTGGTCAGTTTTCGCCAGCGTTATGTCACAGCCAAGATCAGTTCGCTGGAAAAGCAGTATCCCGGCGTTGGGCTGCCCGCGGCTTCCACGATCACCAATGCGCCCGTGCCCGTCGCCGTCAATGTTCAGGCGCAGGTGGATGAATTGCGCAACCAATTGCGGCAGGCGCTGGCGGATCGGGAAATTCTTCAAGGCAAACTGCGCGAGGCGTTATCCGTCCAGCCAGCCGCGTCTGATCCCCGCGAATTGGCCAAAGCGGATGAACAAATCCGCCAGTTGCAAAAGACGAATGACTTATTGCAGGTGGCATTGACTCAGGAGAAAATGCGCGCTGCCAAAATGGTCGGCACCGAGCAGATCGGGGAATTTCAAAAATCGGTTGAGGACCTGCGCAAAAAACTGGCCGGGCAGATGGAAATTGCGGACGCCTTGGCAAAGGAGAAAGAGGCGCTCCAAAAACAGGTTCGCGGCAAATCCGGCGCGGTGGGCAAAACCAACGAGGCCGCGCTTAAATCGCTTCAAAACGAACTGGCCGCGGCCAACCGCCAGCTTGAGTCTCAGGAACGCGCCAATCTGGAATTGGCCAAAAAAAACGAGGTACTGAAAAAACAACTGCAAGAACGCCAGACGACCGCGCCGGACGCCAGGGAATTGAAGAAAGCTCAGGACATTTTGGCGGAAACCCAGCGCAAACTCGAACTTCAAAGCCAGTTGGCCGCGGATTACTTAAAAGAGAAATCCGGCCTGGAAAAACAAGTGCGTGATACCGAATCGCGTTTGGTGAAGATGGCGGATCCGGATGATCTCAAAGCCGCGCAAAGCGCCCTCGCCGAAACCAAAGCCAAGTTGAAGCGGCAAATTTATCTCGCCGACGAATTCGCAATGCAAAAGGCCGGCTTGCAGGAAAAACTGACGATCTTGGAAAAGGAAAAAGAGATCCTGCAAAAGAAGGTCAAGAATCAGGATTAATTTTCCCTCGTTTTACCGTCAACGTGCGCTATGATATGGCTGCCATGAGCAGAACGGTATTGGGAACGCATCAGAAAGCGCTGCAATGTAATTTGGATCCGACCACCTATGGTACCTTCGCCGAAATCGGCGCGGGACAGGAGGTGGCACGGTGGTTTTTCATGGTTGGCGGTGCCGCCGGTACCGTGGCCAAGACCATATCCGCCTACGATATGGCCTTTAGCGATGCCATTTATGGTGCCTCCGAGCGTTATGTGAGCCGGCAACGGTTGGCCACCATGCTGGACCACGAATATGCGCTGCTGCTCGAACGCCTCGACAGCAAGCGCGGCCCGGAGACCAAGTTTTTCGTGTTCGCCGATACCGTTGCGGCCCGGAGTTACAAGGGAACCGGGGAATGCCACGGCTGGATGGGTGTCCGGTTTCAACACGCGCCCCGCGCCGAACCCTCGCAGATCATTATTCATGTGCGGATGCTGGATCGCGAGAATGTCTCCCAGCAGGCGGCGCTGGGAATCATGGGGGTGAACTTGATCTACGGCGCCTGCTATTTCAATCAAGACCCGGAGACCCTGCTGTTGTCCCTCATGGATAATTTGACCTATGAGCGGGTGGAACTGGACGTGATCAAGTTCAGCGGCCCGGCCTTCCGGCAGGTGGATAACCGGATCATGAGCCTGCACCTGGTGAAGAACTGGTTCACCGAGGCGGCCATGTTCACCGCCAATGGCGAAGTGGTCCAGGCTTCCGAGGTGTTGTATAAACAGCCGGTGTTGGTCGAGCGCGGCACCTTTCGGCCCGTGACCCGGACCACCATGAACATGCTCGAGTGTGCGCAAACGCAGTTCTTGCGGGAACCGGTGGTGCAGGGGCATGAGGTGGTCGTGTTGATGGAAATGACGTTGCGCAGTTTATCCAAGGAAGGCGGCGTGATTGATCATCGTGATTTCCTGGACCGCGTGGATGTGCTCGGCGCGCTCGGCAAAACGGTACTGATCTCCAATTACCTGCGCTATTTCAAGCTGGCGGAATACCTTTCCCGCTACACCAAGAACATCACGGCCATCGCCATGGGGGTGCCCAGCTTGGTGGACTTGTTCGAGGAAAAATACTATACGGATACCAAGGGCGGCATTCTCGAAGCCTTGGGCCGGATGTTTCACCACGACCTGAAAGTTTACCTGTATCCCGCTCACAACCCCAAAACCGGTGAGCTGGTCACCGCGAGCACGTTCCGGGCGGAATCACATTTGCAACATCTGTATGCCTATTTGCGCGATAAAGGCTGCATTACCGATCTTCAGGGCTACGACGCCTCCTGCCTCTCCATTTCCTCCCGGGAAGTCCTGCGACTCATCCAGGCGGGCGATCACACTTGGGAAACCATGGTGCCGCCGCTGGTGGCCAAGATGGTCAAGGCGCGGAAGTTGTTTGGCTACCGCGTAGCGGGTTGATACTCAAAACAGGCGGCAACCAATAGCTGGCGAAAGGTCAACTGTTTGCGGGGCGCAAACAGCGCCGAAAAAGGTGCATGAAAGTCAGGTTGGTTTCCCAAGCCCGCCACGAGTCAGACGCCCCGCAGTGCGCTGTTCGCTTCGCGAAAGGCGGTCGTGGCTGTCACCAATGAGACCTCCATCTCCGAGACTGATCACGCGTGACTTGGTTGTGGGTCTCTCTTTTTACTCGGCCCATCTCTCATTCGTCTCATAACTCCCATCCTATGAGATTTGCAATTTTCAATGCCCTATGTCCCAATTTTTTTGCCAGCTAATTTTTCTGCCATGTCCGGCCCCCCATTTTTTACCTGCCATTTTTCTGCAAAAATTCCCGGCAATTTGCAATGTCCATCTGGTCAATCAGGTCCATGCGGTTCCCCCTTTATCCTTCCGCCTTCATAATTCTTTTTGGGGTGTCCGCCGTTGACACTCCCCCTCTGTTATTCTGAAAGCAAAAACCCTCATCGTTCACCAACCTCAAAATTTATTCTATTTGAACCATGCGTCACTCTTTAGTAACCTTGCCTGCAAATATGCCAGGTACGACGTCCAATTCAGGCATCCGTGATAATCATCGCCGGGGAATCGTCGCGGATTTCCTTCGCGCGAAGATTCGCCAGGACTCATACCTGTCCATCGTTTCCGCTTATTTTACCATTTACGCCTTTGACGCCCTCAAAGATCACCTTAACCAAATCTCCCATCTCGATTTTCTTTTCGGCGAACCGCGTTTTGTCAGCTCCCTGGACCCTGATCGCACGGAGTCAAAGACCTTCGTGCTGGACTCCTCCGGCCTGAAACTGGCCAATTGCCTCGCCCAAAAACGCGTTGCTCGCGAATGTGCCGATTGGATTCGCCAGAAGGTGGACATCAAATCCGTCCGGCACACCAGCCTGCTTCATGGCAAGATGTACCATATTGCCAATAATGGCGTTCACGAAGCCATCCTCGGCAGTTCCAATTTTACCGTGCGCGGTTTGGGCTTGGGGCAAGCGGACAACAATATCGAACTGAACCTCGAAGTGGACAGCAACCGCGACCGGCAGGACCTCAAAACCTGGTTTGATGAACTTTGGAATGACGCGGCATTGGTCGAAGATGTTAAAAAAGACGTTCTCCTGTACCTGGAACAGCTCTATGTCAACCAGGCCCCGGAGTTCGTCTATTACAAAACCCTGTTCCATATTTTTGAGAATTTCCTGGCCGATCAGGAAAAGGGCGGCCTCCTCGATCAGGATCTCAAGATTGTTGACACTGGCATCTGGAAAGCCCTCTTTGAGTTCCAGCGCGATGGCGTCAAGGGCGCCATCAATAAAATTCTCAAACATAATGGCTGCATCCTGGCCGACAGTGTCGGCTTGGGAAAAACCTTTGAGGCTCTGGCCGTCATCAAATACTTCGAACTGCGCAACGAGCGCGTTCTGGTCCTGTGCCCCAAGAAACTCCGTGAAAACTGGACGGTGTATCGGCAGAACGACGCCCTCAATCCCTTCATTGACGACCGCTTCCGGTTCGACGTTCTCTCGCATACCGACCTCAGCCGCGAAAGCGGTACCTCTGGCGACATTAACCTGGCAACCTTCAATTGGGGTAATTTCGATTTGGTGGTCATTGATGAATCGCACAACTTCCGCAACAACACCCCGGGCCGGCGCGACGAGGATGGCAACCTGATCCGCAAAAGCCGTTACCAGCGGTTGATGGAGGATATTGTCCAGAGCGGCATCAAAACCAAGGTCCTGCTATTGTCCGCCACGCCGGTCAACAACGATTTGCGCGACCTGCGCAACCAGATTTATTTCCTTACCGAAAACCGCGACGATGCCTTTGCGGCATCCATCGGCATTGAGAGCCTGAAGGACACCCTGACCGCCGCCCAGAAAACCTTTTCCCTGTGGTCCAAGAAAAAGTCTGGCGAGCGCCAGACCAAGGATCTGCTCGAAAAACTCAGTTCCGCCTTTTTCAAGCTGCTGGACGAACTGACCATCGCCCGTTCGCGCAAGCACATCCAGCGCTACTATAAGGCCAGTCTTGCCCAGTTGGGCGGGTTCCCAGTGCGCCGCAAACCGGAGTCCATTTTTCCCGACATTGATTTACAGCACCGCTTCCTGTCTTATGACCGGCTTAATAACGAGATCGAGGGCTACAAACTCTCCCTGTTCGCCCCGTCTCGTTACCTGAAAAACGAGTGCGAGTCGCTGCCGTGCTACCAGACGCATGCCAACGATCCATTCAAGCAATCCGACCGTGAAAAATTCCTGGTCGGCATGATGAAGGTCAATTTTCTCAAGCGCCTCGAAAGTTCCGTGCATTCCTTTGAGATCACCATGGAACGCACCATCAAAAAGATTGAGAGTTTGGAGAGCAAAATCCACAATTTTGAAAACGATCCCACCCAGGACCCGGAATCCAACGCCCTTGAATTTGACCTGGGCATCCCGGAGGAGGATGAGGATTTGGAGGCCGCCCAGTTGGTCGGCGGCAAATTCAAGTACCATCTCAAGCACCTTGAATTGAAAAAATGGTTGAAAGACCTCCAGCGCGATAAAGAGCAACTCAGCTTGCTGCATACTTCTGCCCAGGCCGTCACGGCGGACCGGGACGCCAAGCTCAAGGAATTGAAGCGGCTGATTGAACGCAAGGTGAAGAACCCCACGACCAACAAACTCGGCGAGCTTAACCAAAAGGTTCTGGTCTTCACCGCCTTTGCCGACACCGCCACGTACCTGTTCGATTCCTTGCAGTCCTGGGCACAGCACCAGCTCCATATTCATATCGCGCTCGTTTCCGGCAGCGGCAATAACCAGACCACGTTTGGCAAAACCGAGTTCAACCAGGTCCTGACCAATTTTTCCCCCCGTTCCAAAAACCGTGCCAAAATAAAGTCCATGCCCCAGACGGGGGAAATTGATCTGCTCATTGCCACGGATTGCATCTCCGAGGGCCAAAATCTTCAGGACTGCGATTACCTGGTCAATTACGATATCCATTGGAACCCTGTGCGTATCATTCAGCGCTTTGGCCGCATAGATCGTATCGGCAGCGTCAATCACGCCGTTCAGTTGGTGAATTTCTGGCCCACCCAGGACCTCGACAAATACGTCAACCTGAAAAACCGCGTTGAGGCCCGCATGGCCCTGGTGGATATCGCCGCTACTTTCGAGGACAACATTCTTAATACCGAGGAAATCGAAGAACTCGTTCACGAAGACCTCCGTTATCGCGACAAACAGCTCTTGCGCCTGCGCGAGGAGGTCCTCGATTTGGAAGACTTTAGCGAAAGCATCGCTCTGAACGAATTCACCCTCGACGATTTCCGGATTGAACTAAGCAAATACATTGAAGCCAACCGCCAGCTTCTTCAGGATGCCCCCATGGGCCTGTATGCGGTGGTGCCCCCGCACCCCGAACACCAGATCATCGCCCCCGGCGTCATCTATTGCCTGCGGCAGAAAGCATCCCATCAACCATCAACCATTCGCCATCAACAATCCACAGTAAATCCCCTCCAACCCTACTATCTGGTTTACGTCCGGGACGATGGCACCGTCCGGTTTGGCTTTGCCCAACCCAAGCAGGTCCTTGAGATTTTGCAATTGCTGTGCCGGGATAAAACGGTCCCCTACGCCGACCTGTGCAACCTGTTTGACCAGCAAACCCACAACGGCGCGGATATGAGCGCCTACGACCGCTTGTTGCAGCAGGCCGTCGCATCCATCGTTGCCACGTTCCGCCGCCGCGTCGCGGCCGGGTTGCAAGGGAGCCGCAATTTCATCATCCCCGATCAAAAAGACCAGGCCAATGACACCGCCGATTTTGAACTGGTCACCTGGCTGGTGATCAAGAACCCATGAAACGTAAATCCAAAGTCGTCGCCAAAAGCCGCACCACCGGTGAAACAATTGGTGGTGCGGACAAAACTCGCGGCACTGCTGAGGGAATCCGCCGCATTCAGAGTACTCGCACCACCGGTGCGACTACTCCGCGGTCTCCGCATGAATCGGCCTTCCATGAAGTTATAGTCTTGATCCAAAAGGCGCGCCAGCGCGCTTTCCTTGCGGTTAACACCGAGTTGATTGACCTTTACTGGCGCGTGGGTGAGTACATCAGCCGCAAATTGGAGGCGGCAGCCTGGGGGGATGGCGTTGTGGACCAGCTTGCCCGCTTCATCACCAGCGAGGAGCCAGACCTCAAAGGCTTCACCCGGAGAAACCTATTCCGGATGAGGCAGTTCCACGATACCTATCGGCACGAAAAGAAACTCTCACCACTGGTGCGACAATTGCCATGGACCCATAACCTCCTGATTCTGAGCCGCTGCAAACGCCCCGAAGAGCGCGAGTTCTACCTCCGCCTTTGTCTCCGGGAACACTGGGGTAAGCGCGAACTGGAACGTCAGCTTGCGGGCGCCCTCTTCGAACGCACCATCCTTGCTCCGCCAAAAGTGTCACCACTGGTGACACAATTGCATCCCCAGGCGGGAAATATTTTCAAAGACACCTACCTGCTCGATTTTCTCGACCTGCCGGAAGTCCATTCCGAGGCCGACTTGCAAAAGGCCCTCGTCGCCAATCTGAAACATTTCCTCCTGGAATTGGGTCGCGATTTCTCCTTCGTCGGCGAACAATACCTCTTGCAGGTCGGCGGCAAGGATTTCCGCCTCGACCTCCTTTTCTACCACCGCGCCCTCCAATGCCTCGTGGCCTTCGATCTCAAAATTGACGAGTTCCAGCCCGAGTACCTTGGCAAAATGGAGTTCTATTTAGAGGCGCTCGACCGCGACATCAAAAAGCCGCACGAGCAGCCATCCATCGGCATCCTGCTTTGCGCCACCAAAGACAATGAGGTGGTGGAATACGCCTTGAGTCGTTCTGCATCTCCGGCGCTGATTGCGGAATACCAGACCGCGCTCCCTGATAAGCGCCTCCTCAGGCGTAAACTTCACGAGTTCTACCAATTGGCAGCCCCGGCGCTGCCTCAGGGCAGGCTCCCCAGTCCCGGAAAAAAACCTCGCCACCCATGAACTTTTCCCTCTCACTCGACCACCTGCGCCGCCGTGCCCCAGAACTGGGCAAAGGGTGGGTACAATTTGAACATACCCTTGCCGCAACCCCGGAAGAGGCTTCCGCTTTGAAGTCACAACTTGTGACCTCAAAACCTGGGCGGGTGGCAGTCGTTACTCCCTTGATAAAATCTTTCCCCATTCGCGTCTATTCGCGTTCATTCGCGGTTAACCTTTTATGAACCCCCTCCCAGCCAAACCAGCCATCATCGCCGACCTGATCCGCTCCATTCGCGGGCAACGGGTTATTCTGGATTCCGACCTCGCCCGCCTCTATGGCGTCCCCACCAAGCGCCTGAACGAGCAGTTTCGCCGTAACCAGGAGCGATTCCCGGAGGATTTTGCTTTTCAAATAACCGCTGAAGAAGCTGACCTCTTGAGGTCGCAATTTGCGACCTCAAGTTCTCCAGCAGACCGGTCGCAGATTGCGACCGCATTACGCAAGCATGGGGGGCGTCGCTACCTCCCCTACGCTTTCACCGAACACGGCGCGCTCA encodes the following:
- a CDS encoding TonB-dependent receptor, giving the protein MSRTVLGTHQKALQCNLDPTTYGTFAEIGAGQEVARWFFMVGGAAGTVAKTISAYDMAFSDAIYGASERYVSRQRLATMLDHEYALLLERLDSKRGPETKFFVFADTVAARSYKGTGECHGWMGVRFQHAPRAEPSQIIIHVRMLDRENVSQQAALGIMGVNLIYGACYFNQDPETLLLSLMDNLTYERVELDVIKFSGPAFRQVDNRIMSLHLVKNWFTEAAMFTANGEVVQASEVLYKQPVLVERGTFRPVTRTTMNMLECAQTQFLREPVVQGHEVVVLMEMTLRSLSKEGGVIDHRDFLDRVDVLGALGKTVLISNYLRYFKLAEYLSRYTKNITAIAMGVPSLVDLFEEKYYTDTKGGILEALGRMFHHDLKVYLYPAHNPKTGELVTASTFRAESHLQHLYAYLRDKGCITDLQGYDASCLSISSREVLRLIQAGDHTWETMVPPLVAKMVKARKLFGYRVAG
- a CDS encoding Gfo/Idh/MocA family oxidoreductase, whose product is MNTNISLNRRSFLKRSALAGAVLSVPTIVPSSVFGQNAPNSRIGIGLVGMGLMMGGHQGNMLGRPDTQVLAVCDVDRSKREKQKAAVEQSYASKKGVGTYKGCDAYNEYEKVIARDDIDAVVVVTPDHWHAIISVAAMRAGKDVYVQKPMTLTVREGRIMSDVAKQYGRILQVGSQQRSERAFRKACEIVRNGWIGKVHTVHTSLGEFPAPQSLPEQPIPEGFDYDRWLGPTPWHPYNEARVKGNYGGGWRCFWEYGSRKNGDWGAHHFDIIQWALGMDDSGPVEFIPKGYQGTEFQTHIYATGTKVLRTDGKVKMGHMIHFMGEKGEVLVSRGDRLDTFPENLKPQPVGPGEIKLYEVASGHEANWVECIKTRKTPICTAEIGHRTATICHLSGIAERLGRPMKWDPAKEEIIGDVEASRWLDRPRRAPYVLI
- a CDS encoding glycosyltransferase, whose amino-acid sequence is MTDRKAFYEARAAFRAKEVNRHYHRLLKGYYRFLIPPGVRVLEVGCGLGDLLAAVEPSCGVGVDFSPAMITQARQRHPSLQFEVAEALAVPTGETFDYIILSDLVNDLPDVQSLLEKLRQCSHSKTRIVLNFYNNVWRPILGLAEVLNFKAPTPSQNWLSSDDLKNLLHLAGWEIVKTDTRILWPVYTPLWGGFMNRFIAPLLHSLCLTVFMVARPKPDVSRDKQYSCSVIIPARNEAGNIEPAVLRTPELGQGTEIIFIEGHSKDNTWEEIHRVKAKYPQRNIKVLKQQSKGKGGAVREAFTQATGDLLFILDADLTMPPEELPKFYEVARSGTADFVNGVRLVYPMEHEAMRFLNMVGNKFFSMAFSALLGQSIKDTLCGTKVMFRADYELIAKNRVYFGDFDPFGDFDLLFGAAKLNLRILDLPIRYRARTYGQTQIERWKHGWLLLRMTWFAARRLKFITGPPDASG
- a CDS encoding HEAT repeat domain-containing protein, whose product is MKKQLFALLTVGAMATTVFAAADDKINKINELIPQIAADKVEDRYAPQIELQLLCADASKPGAEAERATVAKYLSTKAADASVKQPARVWIVRQLERMGSAECVSTLATLLKDQDAELKETARRALEKNPAPTASEPLRNALKSGGTPEWQIGLMRSLGERRDTESVPLLAAKLNDPAPGVAAVAAMNLGNIGGDAAVQALTAALDKKTTGAADALILAANQLLKEGKGNQAKPLYETVLKSQSSARGAGLFGLARADAAGTEKRITEALAGNDVKLQQAVLSAAVVVYVGKLTPALAAMVPTLAPTIKGQVIRVLDASAEKTVITATADADESVRVAALESLGKIGTASAVPALLKASAGDAAEDKKAAEWALARIAGAGALPAIEKQAAEGDAKLRAAAIGALASQFDKAALPAVLKYAADTDATVNKAAFTALKRVGTDNEIEGLAKLAITDKSASAVEALQAVVGRATDKPGALKKLSAIAAGADAKGQGAYLDILTGMGGNEAMNEVVKATDSKDADVRDGAVRALSKWPEFVATKKLADIAADANALPKHQILAVRGIARLVDSCDKEPAQARIDAALNAFKLAKRPDEKKIALAALATVADKKSVTAFKTLLAGAELKENVGLAAAALANNLIKPNKGAAKELATSLVKASISEAVNKKANAVLQKIEAK